GCTCTCCCATTCACCGCGTCGTACTTCCGAGCATGCTTAAGCAAAACTCACGTTAAATATCAATATTTATTTTCTGTTTGTTCTCGATGGCTAAATCCATAGGCGATCGCCACAAAAATTCAGACATCAGGCATCTTTGATTTTGCAAACTTTTCATTGGGCAGCATTCCCAGATTCAGCGAGAAACACGGGGGTCAAGGAGAGCATAGCTGAGGTCAGCGATCCCATTAAAAATCACCACCAAAAACGCATAGATAATCGTAATACCCATAATCACAGGCGTGTCATTGCGGTTAATTGACTCAATTAACAGAGCGCCAATACCCGGAACCCGAAAAATTTGTTCGGTAATTAACGCCCCCGTAAAAATTGAGGGCATATCAATGGCCATTAATGTGACCACGGGAATTAAAGCATTGCGGAGAATGTGTTTTCTGAGGACAGCAAATTCTGTTAAACCCTTGGCGTAGGCGGTGCGGATATAGTCTTGGGGTAATTCTTCGAGGATGGCATTGCGAATGAAGCGCGTCAAAACGGCCGACTGGTACAACGCCAACACAACAATGGGCATCATCGACTGCTGGATCTGCTGCCATAGGGTTTGTAAATTCGTGATTTCTAATGTGCTGTTATAAATAAAGGGCAACCATTTCAGCCACACACTAAAAATAATGATGAATAATAGTCCGGTAAAAAATGTCGGCAGAGAATAGCCCAGAAAGGCAAAGGTTGTCGCCAGTTGATCCAGTAGAGAGTTGCGGCGCATGGCTGAGATAATCCCCAAGGGAAAGGCGATCGCCGCACTGACCGCGTAGGAAATCCCCACCACCCAGAGCGTAGTGGGCAAACGTTGCAAAATTAAACCCAACACGGGGCTACGACTGGTAAAGGAATAGCCGAGATCTCCTTGGCATAACGCCCAGAGCCATTTCACATACCGAATATAAAAGGGCTGATCTAAACCCAGCGATCGCCGAATCGCTTCCCGCACCTCTGGGGTGATGGCCGGATTTGTGGCAAATTCACTCATCGGGTCACCGGGCGCTAAGGCCAAAATGGTGAAAATCACAAAGCTAATGGCTAGTAACGTCGGGACGGCGATCGCCAGTTTTTTCAAAATAAAACGAATCATTTAAAACCCCTACGGTACTCATCACACAGAACCAACACCCGGTTCAATGTGCCATTCCAGC
The sequence above is a segment of the [Limnothrix rosea] IAM M-220 genome. Coding sequences within it:
- a CDS encoding ABC transporter permease — protein: MIRFILKKLAIAVPTLLAISFVIFTILALAPGDPMSEFATNPAITPEVREAIRRSLGLDQPFYIRYVKWLWALCQGDLGYSFTSRSPVLGLILQRLPTTLWVVGISYAVSAAIAFPLGIISAMRRNSLLDQLATTFAFLGYSLPTFFTGLLFIIIFSVWLKWLPFIYNSTLEITNLQTLWQQIQQSMMPIVVLALYQSAVLTRFIRNAILEELPQDYIRTAYAKGLTEFAVLRKHILRNALIPVVTLMAIDMPSIFTGALITEQIFRVPGIGALLIESINRNDTPVIMGITIIYAFLVVIFNGIADLSYALLDPRVSR